A genomic region of Branchiostoma lanceolatum isolate klBraLanc5 chromosome 4, klBraLanc5.hap2, whole genome shotgun sequence contains the following coding sequences:
- the LOC136432561 gene encoding transmembrane protein 87A-like isoform X1 → MRTKGSKMAARRGDFVITVGVFTVLLSSVGVVATPEQGKWSSTIKVTGEHVNQPLYAGFVKTMYNETSVAITVTCESSSSDSGSENPFEFKVGWMLRFSDCFEEFVDLGDSAFQEYYDSPQQSYPVYDYGKYQKVEYPETYKCGDPFHLVDLKPIIQLVDRPLSVNGSTEKRVDEAAGETSLVDPNTRSRRAPEPKRKGGAKKKPAAKPAPPAPPAPPAEIEPTKKEEETKTEEVEKEVEPESKQQQQQEPEQQQQEPKAQETVTEVGNHSQIGDEHSGNVVTHSWESGPYLLVVRIMPVKTEGVEDYQLTVGVSERKGTSYLSATDWALLPFYGVMCGVYVLYGVIWLLFLACQWRDLLRIQFWVGGVIILGMLEKAVFYAEYQHVNSTGVSVRGAVVFAELVSCLKRTLARMLVIIVCLGYGIVKPRLGPMLHRVLGVGALYFILGSVEGCLRSIRPKQDPTNQALLASIPLAVLDSAICWWIFSSLVQTTRTLRLRRNLVKLSLYRHFTNTLIFAVLASIAFMIWSFKTIRFTQCLSDWSELWVDEAYWHLLFSVILMVIMALWRPTANNQRYAFSPLTEEQDVEAEEPMLNDAFEGMKMRGLSGKNNANGNSPGRNDTDTKAEEDLKWIEENIPSSVADTALPSLLDSDEEIMTTRFEMNKME, encoded by the exons ATGCGTACTAAGGGAAGCAAAATGGCAGCAAGACGTGGCGATTTTGTCATCACCGTCGGTGTTTTCACCGTCCTGCTGTCTTCTGTCGGAGTTGTGGCGACTCCCGAGCAGGGGAAATGGTCCTCAACCATCAAG GTTACTGGGGAACACGTGAACCAACCTCTCTATGCTGGCTTTGTCAAGACTATGTACAATGAGACCTCTGTAGCAATCACAG TGACCTGTGAGTCATCGTCATCAGACTCTGGGTCAGAGAATCCCTTTGAGTTCAAGGTTGGCTGGATGCTCCGCTTCTCCGACTGCTTTGAAGAATTTGTTGACCTGGGA GATTCAGCCTTCCAAGAATACTATGACAGCCCCCAACAGTCCTACCCTGTTTATGACTATGGCAAGTACCAGAAGGTGGAATACCCGGAAACCTACAAGTGTGGGGACCCATTTCATCTTGTG GACCTGAAGCCCATTATACAACTGGTAGACAGGCCGCTCAGCGTGAATGGCTCCACAGAGAAGAGGGTGGATGAAGCAGCCGGAGAGACGTCATTGGTCGATCCCAACACGAGAAGCAGACGAGCTCCAGAACCTAAGAGGAAGGGCGGGGCTAAG AAGAAGCCTGCAGCGAAGCCTGCACCACCTGCACCACCTGCACCGCCAGCGGAGATAGAGCCAACAAAGAAGGAAGAAGAGACAAAGACTGAGGAGGTGGAGAAAGAGGTAGAGCCAGagagcaaacaacaacaacaacaagaacctgaacaacaacaacaagaacctAAAGCACAGGAAACAGTAACAGAGGTTGGAAACCACTCACAGATCGGTGATGAG CACTCAGGTAATGTTGTTACCCATTCCTGGGAGAGTGGCCCTTATCTGCTAGTGGTGAGGATCATGCCAGTGAAGACAGAAGGTGTAGAAGACTACCAATTGACTG ttgGTGTCTCTGAGAGAAAAGGCACCAGTTACCTGTCTGCTACGGACTGGGCACTGCTGCCT TTCTATGGGGTGATGTGTGGAGTGTATGTGCTGTACGGGGTGATCTGGCTGCTCTTCCTGGCCTGCCAGTGGAGAGACCTGCTGCGGATCCAGTTCTGGGTGGGAGGAGTCATCATCCTGGGCATGCTGGAGAAGGCTGTGTTTTATGCAGAGTACCAGCATGTCAACAGCACCGGGGTGTCAG tgcGAGGGGCAGTGGTGTTTGCTGAGCTGGTATCCTGTCTGAAGAGAACCCTGGCCCGGATGCTGGTCATCATTGTCTGCCTGGGGTATGGAATCGTCAA GCCCCGTCTTGGCCCGATGCTTCACCGTGTGTTGGGAGTCGGCGCCCTGTACTTCATCCTGGGGTCTGTGGAGGGCTGTCTCCGCTCCATCAGA CCCAAGCAGGACCCGACCAACCAGGCGCTGCTGGCGTCCATCCCGCTGGCCGTGCTGGACTCGGCGATCTGCTGGTGGATCTTCAGCAGCCTGGTGCAGACCACCCGCACCCTGCGCCTCCGCCGCAACCTGGTCAAACTCTCGCTCTACAGACACTTCACCAACACCCTCATCTTTGCTGTGCTAG CTTCCATTGCCTTCATGATTTGGTCCTTTAAGACAATCAGATTCACACAGTGCCTGTCA GACTGGTCCGAGTTGTGGGTGGACGAGGCCTACTGGCACCTCCTGTTCTCAGTCATCCTGATGGTCATCATGGCCCTGTGGAGGCCCACAGCCAACAATCAGCG CTATGCCTTTTCCCCACTGACTGAGGAGCAGGATGTTGAGGCTGAGGAACCCATGCTGAACGATGCCTTTG AGGGTATGAAGATGCGTGGCCTCAGTGGGAAAAACAATGCCAACGGCAACTCTCCGGGCAGGAATGACACAGACACCAAAGCA GAGGAGGACTTGAAATGGATAGAAGAAAACATTCCTTCCTCAGTCGCTGATAC GGCCCTGCCAAGTCTTTTAGACTCTGATGAA GAAATCATGACAACACGTTTTGAGATGAACAAGATGGAATAA
- the LOC136432561 gene encoding transmembrane protein 87A-like isoform X2, with translation MRTKGSKMAARRGDFVITVGVFTVLLSSVGVVATPEQGKWSSTIKVTGEHVNQPLYAGFVKTMYNETSVAITVTCESSSSDSGSENPFEFKVGWMLRFSDCFEEFVDLGDSAFQEYYDSPQQSYPVYDYGKYQKVEYPETYKCGDPFHLVDLKPIIQLVDRPLSVNGSTEKRVDEAAGETSLVDPNTRSRRAPEPKRKGGAKKKPAAKPAPPAPPAPPAEIEPTKKEEETKTEEVEKEVEPESKQQQQQEPEQQQQEPKAQETVTEHSGNVVTHSWESGPYLLVVRIMPVKTEGVEDYQLTVGVSERKGTSYLSATDWALLPFYGVMCGVYVLYGVIWLLFLACQWRDLLRIQFWVGGVIILGMLEKAVFYAEYQHVNSTGVSVRGAVVFAELVSCLKRTLARMLVIIVCLGYGIVKPRLGPMLHRVLGVGALYFILGSVEGCLRSIRPKQDPTNQALLASIPLAVLDSAICWWIFSSLVQTTRTLRLRRNLVKLSLYRHFTNTLIFAVLASIAFMIWSFKTIRFTQCLSDWSELWVDEAYWHLLFSVILMVIMALWRPTANNQRYAFSPLTEEQDVEAEEPMLNDAFEGMKMRGLSGKNNANGNSPGRNDTDTKAEEDLKWIEENIPSSVADTALPSLLDSDEEIMTTRFEMNKME, from the exons ATGCGTACTAAGGGAAGCAAAATGGCAGCAAGACGTGGCGATTTTGTCATCACCGTCGGTGTTTTCACCGTCCTGCTGTCTTCTGTCGGAGTTGTGGCGACTCCCGAGCAGGGGAAATGGTCCTCAACCATCAAG GTTACTGGGGAACACGTGAACCAACCTCTCTATGCTGGCTTTGTCAAGACTATGTACAATGAGACCTCTGTAGCAATCACAG TGACCTGTGAGTCATCGTCATCAGACTCTGGGTCAGAGAATCCCTTTGAGTTCAAGGTTGGCTGGATGCTCCGCTTCTCCGACTGCTTTGAAGAATTTGTTGACCTGGGA GATTCAGCCTTCCAAGAATACTATGACAGCCCCCAACAGTCCTACCCTGTTTATGACTATGGCAAGTACCAGAAGGTGGAATACCCGGAAACCTACAAGTGTGGGGACCCATTTCATCTTGTG GACCTGAAGCCCATTATACAACTGGTAGACAGGCCGCTCAGCGTGAATGGCTCCACAGAGAAGAGGGTGGATGAAGCAGCCGGAGAGACGTCATTGGTCGATCCCAACACGAGAAGCAGACGAGCTCCAGAACCTAAGAGGAAGGGCGGGGCTAAG AAGAAGCCTGCAGCGAAGCCTGCACCACCTGCACCACCTGCACCGCCAGCGGAGATAGAGCCAACAAAGAAGGAAGAAGAGACAAAGACTGAGGAGGTGGAGAAAGAGGTAGAGCCAGagagcaaacaacaacaacaacaagaacctgaacaacaacaacaagaacctAAAGCACAGGAAACAGTAACAGAG CACTCAGGTAATGTTGTTACCCATTCCTGGGAGAGTGGCCCTTATCTGCTAGTGGTGAGGATCATGCCAGTGAAGACAGAAGGTGTAGAAGACTACCAATTGACTG ttgGTGTCTCTGAGAGAAAAGGCACCAGTTACCTGTCTGCTACGGACTGGGCACTGCTGCCT TTCTATGGGGTGATGTGTGGAGTGTATGTGCTGTACGGGGTGATCTGGCTGCTCTTCCTGGCCTGCCAGTGGAGAGACCTGCTGCGGATCCAGTTCTGGGTGGGAGGAGTCATCATCCTGGGCATGCTGGAGAAGGCTGTGTTTTATGCAGAGTACCAGCATGTCAACAGCACCGGGGTGTCAG tgcGAGGGGCAGTGGTGTTTGCTGAGCTGGTATCCTGTCTGAAGAGAACCCTGGCCCGGATGCTGGTCATCATTGTCTGCCTGGGGTATGGAATCGTCAA GCCCCGTCTTGGCCCGATGCTTCACCGTGTGTTGGGAGTCGGCGCCCTGTACTTCATCCTGGGGTCTGTGGAGGGCTGTCTCCGCTCCATCAGA CCCAAGCAGGACCCGACCAACCAGGCGCTGCTGGCGTCCATCCCGCTGGCCGTGCTGGACTCGGCGATCTGCTGGTGGATCTTCAGCAGCCTGGTGCAGACCACCCGCACCCTGCGCCTCCGCCGCAACCTGGTCAAACTCTCGCTCTACAGACACTTCACCAACACCCTCATCTTTGCTGTGCTAG CTTCCATTGCCTTCATGATTTGGTCCTTTAAGACAATCAGATTCACACAGTGCCTGTCA GACTGGTCCGAGTTGTGGGTGGACGAGGCCTACTGGCACCTCCTGTTCTCAGTCATCCTGATGGTCATCATGGCCCTGTGGAGGCCCACAGCCAACAATCAGCG CTATGCCTTTTCCCCACTGACTGAGGAGCAGGATGTTGAGGCTGAGGAACCCATGCTGAACGATGCCTTTG AGGGTATGAAGATGCGTGGCCTCAGTGGGAAAAACAATGCCAACGGCAACTCTCCGGGCAGGAATGACACAGACACCAAAGCA GAGGAGGACTTGAAATGGATAGAAGAAAACATTCCTTCCTCAGTCGCTGATAC GGCCCTGCCAAGTCTTTTAGACTCTGATGAA GAAATCATGACAACACGTTTTGAGATGAACAAGATGGAATAA